A segment of the Anopheles cruzii chromosome 2, idAnoCruzAS_RS32_06, whole genome shotgun sequence genome:
GCAAATCAAACACCAACAGGCATCGGTACACTGAGCGACTACGgaacaatcaaacaaaaaacacgaaaactgTACAGCGTACACATAAGAAAACAAGGCAACTCACTCGTAGGAGCACGTGGACTAGTTAACAGTAGATGCGCAGCGCCGAGCAGTGCGACACCGACAAAGATTTTAACCGTCACTGAAAGTGTAGCCCAACGGGAGTTGTACTTAGTTTGGTTTGGCAACAATAGCACGAGCATAGCAACGTTTCagttcctctctctctctctcatggACGTAATGTAAATGATAACATTTTTGAGCGAATCCCTTTCTATAGACCACACATGTCGAGAAGTAGTAGTAATAAGTTGCACTTTCTAACCGGAACCGGTTATGGTAGACCACTATGAATAGTGTGAAGAAcacggaaatgaaaaatgccgggaatgaagaaaaatttTGTGATTCTGTAATATTGTTTCGTGTGCCCAGAGAATAATCCCATCGCCGACGACCCTCGACGCTTCTGGCGctgattttcgttttgccGTGAATCACTTACGTGAAGTTTCCTCTTCCGGTTCTACGGCCGATTTGCGTTCTTCTTCGGCCGCTAgccgctgctcctgctcccgGCGCACCTTGGCCAGATATTCTTCCTCTCCGCCATCGTTGTCTACGAAGGCGTCGAAAGCCGACTTCCCCTCATCCCCATCAAAGTCGTCGGTATCATCTTCATCCTCTGcgaacttgtttgtttgttgagaTCCACGTTGAACTGCTTCAATTTCTTCCTCATCACCATCGaagtcgtcgtcatcgtcgtcctaGAAACAAGGATAATTTTTAGCATAAAAGTATATCTTGCCGATATTCCGATAAAATCCACACAAACTTTcgtaataaacaaacaaaactatcTAATGGCCGTGCCTTAGTACCTTTCTACTAACCGTTTCAGGCACGGAACTAGTCTGCTCTACCTGTGGCACGTCCAGTGACGCCGCCAGTTTGTTATAGTTCCGTACAAGTTCGTCCATTTGACCGGTGAGATCATCTCGAGTTACATGCTCGGAAACGGACCCGGGTGACGTTGCCTGattcggttccgtttgcttGGCCAGCGCACAGAATTCACTCTTAGCTTCCTGCAAACATGCGGATGCAGCACTGGCCGAGCCTTCGGGTGTATGTAAGCTTTGTTTAGCGGTATCGTTCATGGCATTAGAAAGATTCTGCAAGCGATAAGTTTGTTGTAGCATACGAAGCGATTCGAAAGCATTGGagcaaatttaaaacatttctatcaaaaacacaaataaataaaacacaaaacgaccGGCAAATACATACGATTTCCTCGAATGGTGTATCATCGAtcccgtcgtcatcatcatcgtcgtctaATTCGGCATTGCTTCCCATTTTGTCGTTTGTCGCTAGTGGCGTGGAAGAAAAGGTAAACATTAAACACGACCGGAAACTGATACAAAGCTCCTTAGCCTAACAGATCCTTGTGCGAAGCAACATCTGTATCCTGCGAGCAGATTAGTGACGTAAAGTTTTCTAAGCTCCTTCATGTACTAACCATGGCTATCATCTTCGTCATCCTCTTGCACTActtcttcttcatcatcatcatcttcttcatTATCCACAGTTTCAGCAACAGTCTTTGTCTTGTCTAGGGAAAGAGGCAAAAGGAAAATTTCGACAGCATAACTAACATCTACCCTAAGCCACACAGAATAAAGCCAAAAACCATCTAAATCAAATAAGCCTTATCCTTAGCGATCTGATTGCATTGGACAAACGCACATAAAATGGAATCGCAATTGCAATTTTGACTCAAAAACTTAAACGTGCCAGTCACAAGGGTCACATTTAACTCAAAGTCGGTCTCGGAAAATGGttaaacgcaaacaaaaatcgtTAAAGCAAATAATGCGTTGAAGAAATTGCGTTTCCGAATTGAAGGCCAATTACCATGGTCGTCGTCTCCGTCATTGTCGTCATCTCCTGCTCCTGCTTTATCATTCTGTTTTACATCGTCATCGACATTGGTTTTATCGTTGGCACCTAGAGCGCGTGCCGGTAACTGAGAAATTATTACGAACGACAAATTTGATCACCAGACGCACAGTGCATCACttaccgtcatcatcatcgtcgtcgtcatcgtcgccgtcatcaccgtcatcaccTTCCGGGTTGACATTGGCTTCCTGTTGGCCGGCTTCCTGTTGAGCGTAGATCTCCTCtacttcgtcgtcgtccaagTTCTGAGCCtcctcctcgtcatcgtcgtcctgcaccgcatcatcatcgccgtcttCCTCTTCCGGGTACGGGGCACCGTCATCAAGATCGTCCTGCCCCCCCTCGTGCGCCTCGTCGTTTTCTTCGTCATGATCTTCCACTTGATGTGCGTCTCCCTCATCTCCgtggtcgtcgtggtcgtcgtgttCGTCTAACGAGTTGATGGCGGCCAGGATTTCCTCGTGATGGTGATCGTCCTGTCGCGTCTCGTCCACCCAACCGCTAAAGAACTCGGAGTACCTCGACTCGGACAGTGGCGTATCGTCGTTCGAGAGGCCCTGATTTTCCACGAGGATCAATCCGATGAGGGCCCCAAGCCCGGCCAGCAGTATAAAAAACACAACCTTGGCGCACCAGTGCCCACCGGTGCCGTGGTCGCTGTGGATGTGCATCTGCACATCACCCGGCTCCTTGGCAGCCTGTGCCGCCCCGGCGGACGCCTGTTTCGGGGCATGGACCGTCGTTTCCTTTACCGTATCTTCATCATctacaaagagagagagcaccacaAAGAGAATTGCCCTTAATTGTCAACGCACGCCGGTTGGTTCTATTTCAGATAAGCCACAGCCAATGTCAAAGACCGCCAGACGACCGAACACACGGCAGATGAAACGTGGCACACGTCAGCAAACACGCGGCTTAATTTTCGCGGGACACAATCGAGACGATACGTAGATTCTCACTTTCAATCTGGCCGACACACCCGGCATCGCCAACGCCACATTTTAACGGCCGCGACTAAATGATATTTTTATATAATTGGCGCAGCTACCGGCAGGCCGCAGACGCCGGCactgccgggtggtggtggcacaaacaacaaacgtggCGCTGCGAGAAAATGgcaagaaaattgttttccacaccGAAGCATTAATGTGCCGGCGGAGAGTGTCGTGTCACGCAGTTTACATCCTTTGGAACTGCGTCAGATGACCGACCGGGGTTGTTTACCGACTATCTGCTACGAAAGGAATAAATGCGTCCCAACGGTTTTAACACAGATTCAACAAATCCGTTGCAGATCATATTTCGCAGTATTGTTTCAATTGCGTTGTAACGGAGTGGTCAGCCCTTGGTTGCTATGGGGAAAAGCTAGAAGTCGTTCAAATTGAGGCCAACAGGGGAAGTGTGTGGAAAACCCCTTTCTAACGATGCGCGATTTGTGTCTGTTATCGTCCAAAAATTTAAAGAGATAAAATGAATGTTTCACTGAAATCAGGAGTGATGGAGGGAAACAACCCAGCAGAACATCGGCGGACTGTGACGGAACGCACCGCGAACCGGACACAGCGAATGCTGCCACGGCAATCGTAACACCGGAGCTATTTAAAGATTTTCAGAGAAGCTAATAATGTTCTAAATTAAAAGCGACCCCAAGGGAGGCCgttgcggcggtggccgttacCTCCGGTCAGAAGGTATTCCGATGTCGAAGGTGATCAGTTTCTCTCCACAATCACTTTCGAACACTAATCTTTTTTTCCCAACCCACAGCTTTGGCACTAAcctttcttccgtttcttATCCTTCCGCTTCTTTGTTTGCGTATCGCCGGACATTATCGATCACCTTATGCTCGGCCCAACCACTTCCGCCACAAGCTTCTTATCACTTCTTGCTTCTCCGTACACGTCTGTGGTAGATTCAAACCCCCGATTCACCCCGATGGCTACTAGGATCGGACACCGAGAGTgtaaatggagaaaaaaaacaaggaaactATGATCACTTCTGCGCCTGCAACACTTTCTGCACTGGCGTAACACGTTGTGTTGGCCAGTGCCAACTGTGATGATAATagaggacggacggacgacggaacgCGACTTTTGGAAGGGAAAACGCGACGTGTTCTAAATAAAGATCACGCGCCCTGTGTCCCCCGATGGtccaccaccgtccgccgaCACACGGGACCCAACCAACCTGAGGAGAGAGTTCGCCTCTCGGATAATACCGCACTCTGTAACCGTGTGTTTGATACTGCGGTAGTAGCGCCGATTTTTAAACACACTCCCGAACGATCCTCGACGATCGCGGTGCGCATGAACCGAAATAAGAACTGCGCGTAGAAGTGAATTTCACTCTCGTCTGACAATGGCAAATGACACTTCGGCATGACCCGGGACAAGGACCGGAATTTAAACTCCTAATGTTTGAACGTCTTATCGGTGAAATTGTGATAAGCAGCTTAGGCGATGGAACCGGGCAACTTTTCTCCATGCCCCTTTTCTTTCACCCCTTTTCACCGGTCACACGGGATTTCTTTGCAGACACGACACAACCATGAATCACATCGTATTGGTTACATTCTATTCGAGCCGCCGAGATGGGAACGTGCCGACGATAGAATGGCGCTAGCCATTCTGGCATTCCATTTCTAGAAAACGCATCCTTTCCGGATCAACACAACAGTTCCGCGAACCGGCATTCCGGAACCACAACAAAGAATCCGCACGATCGCGTTCCATTTTGACAGTTCCAAAACAGGGTGCCTTCGGAGGACAAAAATTTGCTCCAGCGTAAAAAAATAATAGCAAACCAAATGATCAGAAAACCCTATCCATATATATCAATACCGAGAACTCAATCTTAATTGTTCAATCACAGCACCAACGGTTTTTGGTTGTTCCGCTTTATTTCCTTAAATAGGTTTCACTACGAATGGTGTTGCCGAAATATTCTAGCAAGGAAGCTCCACTATCGCAGTGTTCTCGGATTCTCGAGCGTTAACAAATTGTAacacaaaatggaaccaaaaaacaaattataacTGAAAATCTATTGTTTTCATAGCATCACGGtacgtgaaatatttcaagcaGTACGTCGGATGTGTGTTTGGCGTTCTGTGTGACTTGAAACCGATTTCCCTTGTGCCATCTTTCTTGCGTACGGCGATTTATgttattttcgaaaacgattcTGTTTTGCTCTGAGGAACATGCTTTGTTTACGACAGGTAGTTGGAGTTTGAGGTTTTTAACACAATGTTCCGATTATGGAACACGATGAACCGGAACGTTTTAATGAAtcattttaatcaaaactcTATCGAAAAGCGATCAGTTAATTCCAGTTGCAGTATGGCCAAGTTGCCGCTACGGATTGCGCAAAGCGAATTATCGTTCAGTCTAGAGGAACGAAGCGCACTTGAAAACGGATTTCTCCTCAGAACCAAACGTCAGTTCGTTAGTTAGAAGGAGAAAAGGGTGCTGATGAGACTTTTGCTGTTTTGGTCCCAACCACCAGAGCTAGCTGCAAGACCACCTTACCGAATCGATTTCGGGGTGTCCCTGTGTAACGTGATAAGATTTTCGTTTCATGTGCTGCGTCCGGTCGTTTAAACTGTGCAAAGGTGCGGGGTGCGTCATTGCGTGGCCGTGAACGGCAGAGTCGTGAATAATTGTTAACCAAACCAACACGATGTGTGAGATATCTGTGAACAGTACCCTGTGATGGCGTAGCGAAAGAGGGAGAAACACTGTGAGAGCAAAAATTTCGAGTCTATAGTCTTTTGGAGAATTACCGTATACGACGCGACACAGAAGGTTGCAGATGCTATTTTGAGCTACGAAAAGTTCAGTGGAAGGGTGGTGCGCAAGGGTCAAGTGTCTGGTGAGGTCTGTCCGGACCCCTTTACAAAGGAACCGCTTCTAGCGAGCAGTCATGGAGGAAGTGGTCGCCGTAGCCGTGGATTGTCCTCCGACACCGGAGATACTGCCACTGACGActacaccaccgccaccgtcgcagTTACAGGTAGTGTACAGTTCGTCGTCGGAAGAAGCCGATGAATCAGCCGACGGGCGTAGCTCCCCTCCGCCAAAGTGCGCaatttgtttgggaaaatgtCGCCAGAAGGCGTACGCGAACTCGTGTCGACACCAGTTCTGCTTCCGGTGTCTGCTGGAATGGAGTAAGGTGTGTTGTAATAGCCTAAATTAGTCCGAATGTTCCGGCTGCTTTCATTCACTAACTCCGTTGTCGCTCTGTGCTTTCAGGTTAAACCGGAATGTCCGCTGTGCAAGCAGCGCTTCAACTCGATCGTACACTACAAATCGATCAACTGCTACGAGGAACACATGATACAGACATCGAACCCGCTGGAACAGTCACTGCCGCGCGAGGCAGACTTTTACCGTCGACTAAACTTTTACGTTTCCGATTTGCCCCGCATCACGTACCATGCCACGCTGCACATGCCAACGAGCCAGAGCGAACTGATGCAGCAACTGTTCATGCACCAGTCGAGCGATGTGCGACGGTTTATTCGCGAGTTTGGCGACCAAGTGGTTCCGACTCGCCAGAACAGCATCGCCTGGCGACAGTTCATCTATCGACAGCGGCTCTACGCTCGCCCGCTGCCGGATGTGAATGGGCGTTTCCGGGTCAGCTCGGCGCATTTTTATCTGTAAGTTTCAGTACCGTTGCGTGGCATTGCATCATGTTAATGCTTCTGCCCTTATTAGTATGCATCCGGCCCAACTGCATCGCATCCTGCCCTGGGTGGAACGCGAGGTGTACGCCATGGAAACCATTGCACCGACTATGTCCCCACCGATGGCAACGCGGATGGGGTACCTGCTGAATTCGTTCGATATCGACTCGCCCGACTTTCTGCGCGCCTTGGCCCCGTACGTCTGTTCCAGCTTTCGCGAGCACTTTCGGCACGAGCTCTCCAACTTTGCCCGCTCACCGTACGACATGATTGGCTACGATCAATGCGTCCAGTACGAGCCGCGCTTCAATCACCGCCCAAATCAGCATGTGAttctgtcgtcgtcggatgaaGAGCTAGACTCGGAGCAAGTGGATGACGGTGCCGTCAATATGTCCGAACCCGTCGCcagcacgtcgtcgtcgtcgtccagtAATAGTACCGGAACCGGTCAGGGGAGTACTAGCGGCACTGGTGGCCGTGGACGAGCCGGGCGCACTCAGTTTCGCTTCGAAGCGCGTTCGACTAACGAAACTGTCATCATGACAGGCACGCTTCGTGAGACTCGGGCCGAGGTGGAGGCATTTCACGCAGCAGCATCCACGCCGGTTATCGAACTGAACGACAACTCGGACAGCCCCGGATCGGTCTCTGTTTCTGCTGCGgcagcaacgacgacaacgagtACCCTTCGGGATGGTGACAATATTTCGCTATCCTCGAGCGATTCCGACGATTGCCAGTTCGTGTTGGCACAGAAACCTCCGCATCTCCGAACGCCGGACCATGTGGTTGACCTAGAATCGGACTACGACAGTGATGTGGTGTTTGTGGCCGTCGAATCGGCCGGCAATCAGCCCGCAACGACGAATGGCGACGCGTCGGAAAAGCACTCTCTACCCCTGCCAAAGAGTGACCTTAGCTGCGAGTACAACAATGGTGCATCGACCAGCTCCGGGTACCACGGGGGCGCTGGGTCTAGCGGGAGTGGCACCAGCATGCGCGACAATCACTACACACGGTCCCGGGTGAATCGTTACACGGGCGGAATGGGAGTGAAGAGTATCTACGAAGAGAGCGACagcgacgaagacgaggacgaCAATGAGGACGGTGAACTGTACACAGCTTCCCCACGGTCCCCGGCGTCAGGCTCTTCGGTCTGTTCGTCCAATTCCTCTTCCTGTCCTAACACGGTTTGCACGGTCACTTCGCACGACAAGGTCGTGTACAACTTGCGTACATCGGTTACCACGGTAACGCGGGGACGCaagagaaaacgaaacagcCGGAAAACAAAGCAGTCCGGGACTAAGAAAGTTTGGCGCACACGGCAAAGAAGCActagcagcagtagcagcagcaccagcagcagcagcgatggcgatggtaGTAGCAGCCGAAAGAATGtctccaccggaagcagcaactCTAGCGACAGTACCCGTAGCAGCagtgccaccagcagcagtagtagcagcacaAGCATCACAAGCAttaccagcgccagcgccagttcTGCCAGCAGCGAGTCCCATTCGGTGGAGCCTTCCGTCGTGGTTAAGACCAGTGGCGATGGTCACCGAATTCGCTTGTCGACGAACTGGGTCACTtcaaagaacaaaaaaaatgggaaaaaagatTCCAAAGCGGAAGCAGCTTCCCGtgccaaaccgaaaaccactCGCCGTGGCaacgcgaagaaaaagggTGCCCAAAGCAAAGCAGCGCGTCCTCCCAAAGCGGCTCCCAAAAAGGCGAGCGCAGCAAAGAGCAACACCGAGCAACCGAGTGGTCGCAGCAAACGGGGGAAACTTTCCCAGAAACGGCCCGAGGAACAGAACGCCTCTCCAGCGGTACCCATGGAAACGGGAAGCTCCCAGGAAAAAGGAGTGAAAAAGATCGGACAGTATTTCGTCCAAATTCAGCCCTCCAGCTCGCCGACAACCGAGATCGCTTCGGACGATGACACTAATAcgcctggtggtggccgaaagcgaaaactTAGCAGGGTCATCATCAAGCGGTACCATCAAGACGATCAACCCGGGCCGCAGACAAAAGAAACAGACACATCGGCCCCGCCCGGCCCCGAGTGTTCATCGGCAAAACGTACAAAATCTGAAGATCCGATAGCATCTTGCGCTCCGAATGGCACCACGGTCGAACCGACGCCCGGTTGCAGTCGGAATACGGTGATAGCCAAAACGGAACTGATTGACGCGCCATCCGCATCGGGCAGTGATTCGGACTCGGATGCTACGGCAGTGGGAACCTGGCAGGATACGGCGAGTGGAACCGCGGCGTCCGTCATTGTAAGCACATCACAGTTGGCCCAACCAACGGTCAGCGATTCAGCAGCAGAGCTGCAGTTGCCACTAATGCCGGATCACGAACAGCTTTTGGAGGACGCAAATTCCGTGGCGCTAGATACGCTTTTGCGCTTTTCCCCCACCTTACACTGGGCCTCCGCTGATCCTCCACCGATCGAGGACCACCTTTCGATCTCCGTGTCCGACACCCTCTCTCCGGAAACGTTCTCGACGATAACGTTTTCCCCCTCGTCGACTTCGGTGTCACCGTTGGCCGCGATGTTGGCCATCCCGTCCTCTTCGGTGCCCGAGCTAATCGACGGGATCGGTTCGCTGGCTTCCGCTTCGCAGCTCCCGTCGTCTGTCGTGGGTGCAGCGACGATCGACGGCGCGATTGATGAACTCATGTCCATCATTCCCGCTGACGCATTCAACAACACTCAAGCGT
Coding sequences within it:
- the LOC128278131 gene encoding E3 ubiquitin-protein ligase Topors-like, giving the protein MEEVVAVAVDCPPTPEILPLTTTPPPPSQLQVVYSSSSEEADESADGRSSPPPKCAICLGKCRQKAYANSCRHQFCFRCLLEWSKVKPECPLCKQRFNSIVHYKSINCYEEHMIQTSNPLEQSLPREADFYRRLNFYVSDLPRITYHATLHMPTSQSELMQQLFMHQSSDVRRFIREFGDQVVPTRQNSIAWRQFIYRQRLYARPLPDVNGRFRVSSAHFYLMHPAQLHRILPWVEREVYAMETIAPTMSPPMATRMGYLLNSFDIDSPDFLRALAPYVCSSFREHFRHELSNFARSPYDMIGYDQCVQYEPRFNHRPNQHVILSSSDEELDSEQVDDGAVNMSEPVASTSSSSSSNSTGTGQGSTSGTGGRGRAGRTQFRFEARSTNETVIMTGTLRETRAEVEAFHAAASTPVIELNDNSDSPGSVSVSAAAATTTTSTLRDGDNISLSSSDSDDCQFVLAQKPPHLRTPDHVVDLESDYDSDVVFVAVESAGNQPATTNGDASEKHSLPLPKSDLSCEYNNGASTSSGYHGGAGSSGSGTSMRDNHYTRSRVNRYTGGMGVKSIYEESDSDEDEDDNEDGELYTASPRSPASGSSVCSSNSSSCPNTVCTVTSHDKVVYNLRTSVTTVTRGRKRKRNSRKTKQSGTKKVWRTRQRSTSSSSSSTSSSSDGDGSSSRKNVSTGSSNSSDSTRSSSATSSSSSSTSITSITSASASSASSESHSVEPSVVVKTSGDGHRIRLSTNWVTSKNKKNGKKDSKAEAASRAKPKTTRRGNAKKKGAQSKAARPPKAAPKKASAAKSNTEQPSGRSKRGKLSQKRPEEQNASPAVPMETGSSQEKGVKKIGQYFVQIQPSSSPTTEIASDDDTNTPGGGRKRKLSRVIIKRYHQDDQPGPQTKETDTSAPPGPECSSAKRTKSEDPIASCAPNGTTVEPTPGCSRNTVIAKTELIDAPSASGSDSDSDATAVGTWQDTASGTAASVIVSTSQLAQPTVSDSAAELQLPLMPDHEQLLEDANSVALDTLLRFSPTLHWASADPPPIEDHLSISVSDTLSPETFSTITFSPSSTSVSPLAAMLAIPSSSVPELIDGIGSLASASQLPSSVVGAATIDGAIDELMSIIPADAFNNTQASLTGDGPAGGIEATESSSGALSSCAPLPPEHEPTNLPGVQSIVAGSEVEL